The sequence below is a genomic window from Candidatus Zymogenaceae bacterium.
TCCCGAACCAGGTGGTCCAGCCAAGGCCGACCTGGTAATGGGGGATTTCCTCGGAAACCATGATTCCCCTGTCACGACAGGCCCTGATTTCCCGGATGTCGTGGGGGTAATGGGACATCCTGATGAAATTCGCACCCATCTCCTCTATCAGGTCGAGATCCCTGTCGATAACGGCCTCGTTCTGGGTGGCGCCAAGATACGGGTCGTCTTCGTGTTTCGATATGCCCAACAGCACCGTCTCCTCACCGTTTATCAGGAGCGCGTCATTTGTGATCTCGATGGTGCGAAAACCGGTCACCACCGACACCCGGTCATCAGACATACGGTCCTGGAGGTGGAGCTTCACGGTGTAGGTTGCGGGATCCTTCGTTGACCAGAGCCGCGGTGCGGGGATCGAGGCGCCGGCGGGATACAGCCGATATTCCCCTTCGGCAATCGGCGTATCGATGTCTATGGGATAGATCATTCCATCCGGACCGACGACCTCTCCCTCGATCGTACATTCGGTGCCGCCGGCAAGACGATGCACGACGATAGTCATGTCCAAAGTGCCGCCGGTTTCCTCCGGGACGGCCCGCGCCACGACCTTGCACAGGTACTGTCCGGGCAGCTTCTCCAGGTACACATCACGGTAGATGCCGCCGTATTCCCCCCAGCCTCCCTGGGTGTGGTACCTGTACTGTTTCGGGGGCAGGGTGTCGAATCTGATGCGATTGTCCGCCCGGACGATCAGGGTGTTCGTCTCGCCGGGCCTGATGAAGTCGGTGACGTTGAAGTAAAACGGCGTGTAGCCCCCGTCCCGGTGCCCCAGGTGGTTGCCGTTGAGCCACACATCCGAGGTCAGGAGCACGCCCCGAAAGCAGAGCCGGGTGATCGGGTTGGGAGGTGACGACCCATCCGCGGTAAAGGTGAGCATGTACCAGGTCACGCCGGTATGATGGCGATAGGGACCCTCGAATGCGTTGTACGTTGAGGGAACGGTGTAGTCCTCCCAGGAGTCGTCCGCATCCCGTATGAGGAACCATTCCTCATCCAGTCCCACCTCGTCGGGATCAAACCGCATCTTCCAGGAGCCGGAGAGATCCTGGATCGGGCGGTTGGTGTCCTCGAAGACCGTGGGGTAGGGGAGGCCGTATTCCACCAGGATGTTCGTATCCCCCACGGTGACGATGGTGAAGTCTCCGTCGCTGTCGGTATCCGGGAAGGTGTAGTCGACCCGGGGATATACCCAGGTCAGATACAGCCATGCACAGACGACGATGACGATCGCCGCGAGAATCACAGAAAAGATTCCGCATACGATTTTCTTCACGATCGATTTCATGGTATCCTCGCTTGAGGGGCTACAGGATTCGGTCTATCTTCCGTTTGTCTTGATGTCGTGATACATCTGTGTGAGAACATCATAGGCGGCCTTCGGTTCACGCCCCGAGGTCATCACTCCCGAAGAGTGTAAGAACGGTGCCGAGTCGCCGGGATACAGACTATCTGCGAAGACGGCGGGACATACGCCGGCGATGTAATTTTTTGAACGGGCGATCTCCATATATTCCTCGATGAGCATCGCCTGGTCTTCTTCCGAGTACGTGCCGTCTGCATCAATACAGTCGAGTCCGGCCGGGACACAGAAGTCTGAAAGAAATAGGAGCCTGTCGGGATATCGCCTGTGAATACGGTCGAGGTACAGTCCCAGGTCTTCGGGGCCGCCGGCGTGGAGGTCGGAGGAAGAATCGACGGCGATCAGATCCATGGAGGGCGCCGCTCGTTTTTCGGCGTCCAGAAGGCGAATGTCATAGGTGTATTCGAACGTGCAAACCGGGCGGGTGGAATCGAACGATCGTATCACATCACGCATCCAGCCGTGGAAACGCCCCCCCTCATCGAAGAGGGTGTACGACTCAGAGCCCGCAATCCATATGATCACCGCCGGATTGTTGATGTCCCGCTCCACCATCTCGATGAGCATGCGCTGGGCCAGGGACATGAGGTGTGGGTCGTTAAGCTGGCGCATCCCGAAAGTCCGCACCGGCAGCTCGAACAGGGTCCCCTTTTTATTGTACCAGTCCACCCAGCCCATGCCGATGTTGTTGTACGGAATCTCCTCGGAGACCATGATTCCCAGGTCACGGCACGCCCTGATTTCACGGACGTCGTGGGAGGAGTGGGCCATGCGAATGAAATTTGCGTTCATATCCTGTATCAGACCGAGGTCTTTGGCGATGTTATCAGTCATCGGCTCCGATCCCGAATCCACGACGTCCTCGTATCGAGAGACGCCCCTGATGAAGGTGTTGATGTCGTTGATGTAGACGCCCGGGTCGGTTCCGTAGCCCACGATCCGAACGGTGCGAAATCCGGTTTTCGTCTCCAGTGTTTCCACTCGACTCTTCGTCTTCAGGGTGAGCATGAGACGATAGAGCCGCGGGTGGTTCGGCGACCAGGTCTTCGGATTATCCACCTCGCACTTCAATGTGTGCAGTTCGAATTCATCGGACGATTCAAAGATGTACGATCCCAGGTCTATTTCCTCACCGTCAGGGGAGATGAGCGCTCCCGAAAGGATGTAGGGGCCGGTGAGATCGTGATTGTGGATGACCACCGAGACCGACACATCGCCTTTGTTTTTGGAGAGGGACATATCCGCCACTGCCTTACAGATGTAATGTCTCGGAATGCTTTCGAGAACGACGTCTCGATGAATGCCCCCGACACATTCCCGTTCGGGGCTTTGACGTTCCCATGTTTTTACCGGCAGTGTGTCGTAATCGGGACGATTGTCCGACCGAACAATGAGGATATTTTTATTGCGCTCAAGGTGGTCCGAGACGTCGAAATAGAAGGGGGTGTCTCCCCCCCGGTGACCGCCCAGGTATGTGCCGTTGAGCCAGACGTCCGCGCACATGTGCACGCCGTCAAACCCGAGGCGGGTGAAGGTCTCGGTATCTGTGTTGAGATCGGATGAAAAATCGAGAAAATACCAGGTAACGCCTCGATAGTTCGAAAAAGAACCGTCGGTGCCGACGTACGATGATGGAACGACGATGTCCATCCAGTCATCGCCGGGCTCGGTCGTGTGCTGCCACCCGTCGTCCATCCCCGTATCGTTCGGGTCCGTTTTCATCTTCCAGGTTCCGCCCAGGTTTTGAGCGGGGTAGGTCGATGCCTCAAAATCGGTTGGATAGGGGAGATTGTGATATACCAGGAGATTGATTCCGTCCACGGATTCAATGTGATAGTCGTTCTCCGTGCTTGTGAACGGAACCGTATAATCCGCCTTTGGATATACCTTGAACAGGTGGACCAAGAAACCTGCGATGATCACCAGTGCCGCAATAACACTGACACAGAGCAGTTTTATAATCTTCATGAAAAACTCAGAGCGTCAGAAAAGATGGACGTGAATTGTATATATGCGTATATATGATAGGTTATAAGTCGCTTGGGGTCCCATGTCAAGGGTAAAAGCCTTTCAGTCGTTGTGGAACACTCCTGTGATGCGTTTCCCTTTTGACTTTATCAAAAAATTTTGTTATAAAAAAAAAAGCATCATCAAAGAGAGAACGAAGCCGAATTCTCTGTTCCCTGTGATGCTGACTATCCTGGATGATATGATGAGGAAAAACGGTCCTCATCCCATTCTTAACATATCCGAAATGTCGACATTCAGGGATTTATATCCCCCGAATAACAAAAAACAGAAGCAAAAGTCTTCGGGCATCAGCCCCCTGATAAGTGGATTGATCGACCTTATCGGCGGAGACTGTGCTAAAAGTCCTACTGAGGAAGGCTGGTCGGCAGGAGGTCGGGCTCGCACGTAAGGATGGACCGGAACATGTGGGCATATTCGCCCGTAAGCTTGAAAAAGGTGGCACTGGGTCGGGGACATATTGCCCATGGATTCTCGGCGTACTGACATTATCCGGTGGAGGAAATCGACTGCCGGGACGCCGCTACAAAAAAGTGTGTTTTTCATATAGATAGATATTACCGAAACATTAGAAAGGAGGTGAACGGACGGATTCGTCTCTCAGGAATTTTTTTCGGAGTGATAGTGATTTTTTAATAATTCCTTCTCAATAGGTGTGAGAACTACTATGCTTGAAAAACAAAACATTCCCAACTCGCTTCTGTATATTGCGCTGGTGACGATTGAGGACGTTATGGGGAAAAACGGACTCAATGCGATTCTGAATGTCAGCTCGATGACAAAATTTCGTGATAACATCCCCCCGAACGACGCGGAACAAGTATACCCGGCAACGGATTTTTCATTCCTCGTGAAAGGATTGATTGAAGTTATAGGAGAAAAGGGCGCCCGGGCGATCATGACCAATGCCGGACGCAAGGGATTTCGAAACGTTGTTGAAAAGAGCCCGGAGCTGTTCGGCCTGGTGGGGATCGAACTTGAGAAGATGGCCGCGGACAGGGAGCGTATCTCGACATTGCTTAATGCTATTACATACGAAACAAATCAAATATTCGGAGAGGGG
It includes:
- a CDS encoding 4-vinyl reductase, giving the protein MLEKQNIPNSLLYIALVTIEDVMGKNGLNAILNVSSMTKFRDNIPPNDAEQVYPATDFSFLVKGLIEVIGEKGARAIMTNAGRKGFRNVVEKSPELFGLVGIELEKMAADRERISTLLNAITYETNQIFGEGHQTFEEVDGSFIVSIHRCSWCHSIENSKTPICYGEVGFDDEAVFWATKKRYKVTETACRAMGDPACVFEIKENQGDD